The Solanum lycopersicum chromosome 9, SLM_r2.1 genome window below encodes:
- the LOC138338460 gene encoding uncharacterized protein produces the protein MTEEFNNLHQGVMSGLDYYLKFTKLLNSLFSDPRDDMSRFVMVFSDDLKEEFDLAILHYNMNISCLMVHAQQVERSRVKKKCRDANIARSYDDGYKEGRLQIQDKPRFKKIFSNQLPSKFPKAHDDRVPNPASAKGRGTSPPSKKTTCKKCGENHYGNLLVLIDNCFWCCKSGNKVRELPNV, from the coding sequence ATGACGGAAGAATtcaacaaccttcatcaaggagttATGAGTGGGCTTGACTACTATTTGAAATTTACTAAGTTGTTGAATTCCTTGTTTTCTGACCCGAGGGATGATATGAGTCGCTTTGTGATGGTATTTTCTGATGACTTGAAAGAAGAATTTGATTTGGCTATACTacattataatatgaatatttcttgtcttatggttcatgctcaacaagtggagaGGTCAAGGGTTAAGAAGAAATGTAGAGATGCTAATATAGCAAGGTCATATGATGATGGTTACAAAGAGGGTAGGCTTCAAATCCAAGACAAACCAAGGTTCAAAAAGATTTTCTCCAATCAGCTACCTTCCAAGTTCCCAAAAGCTCATGATGATAGGGTTCCTAACCCTGCGTCTGCAAAGGGAAGAGGCACTAGTCCACCAAGCAAGAAGACAACTTGTAAAAAGTGTGGCGAGAACCATTATGGTAATTTGCTTGTCCTAATAGACAATTGCTTTTGGTGTTGCAAGAGTGGCAACAAGGTTAGGGAATTACCTAATGTGTAG